Proteins from a single region of Oncorhynchus nerka isolate Pitt River linkage group LG18, Oner_Uvic_2.0, whole genome shotgun sequence:
- the LOC115146050 gene encoding NF-kappa-B inhibitor alpha-like, with protein MSRSELLPALQPVSTMDLHRASILNHMDYNTDARHSKDRKVQSINEERLDSGLDSLKDEEYEVVASELECLRVDCSSPQRDECGNEPWKEHVLEDGDTLLHLAIIHEAKDCARKLIELSCNEPFLNQQNYQRQTPLHLAVITEQAEIVERLLRAGCDPMLVDDSGNTALHIACRKGSLTCFSVLTQTQACSTQLPAIMATPNYSGQNCLHLVSIHGFLSLVESLVALGADIDAQEQCNGRSPLHLAVDLQNLDLVRLLVSNGANVNSLTYGGHTPYHLTYGRQNAAIQRELYELTAQELRELPDSESEDSEEEGQSDEEEVTCWYDDIQWNMHK; from the exons ATGTCAAGATCCGAATTACTACCAGCACTGCAGCCAGTGTCAACAATGGACCTTCATCGAGCTAGTATCCTCAACCACATGGATTATAACACTGATGCTCGACATTCTAAGGATAGGAAAGTGCAATCTATCAACGAAGAGCGGCTGGACAGCGGCCTTGACTCTCTCAAAGACGAGGAATATGAAGTTGTCGCCAGTGAGCTCGAGTGTCTTCGTGTAGATTGTTCCTCACCGCAGAGAGACGAATGCGGCAATGAACCCTGGAAGGAACACGTTTTAGAGGACGGAGACAC GCTTCTCCACCTTGCCATTATCCATGAAGCCAAGGACTGTGCAAGGAAGTTGATAGAGCTGTCCTGCAATGAGCCTTTCCTCAATCAACAGAACTACCAGAGACAG ACTCCGCTCCATCTGGCTGTGATCACAGAGCAGGCTGAGATAGTGGAGCGTCTGCTGAGGGCTGGCTGTGACCCAATGCTAGTGGACGACAGTGGCAATACAGCCCTCCACATCGCCTGTAGGAAGGGCTCTCTCACCTGCTTCAGTGTCCTCACCCAGACCCAGGCCTGCTCTACCCAGCTCCCAGCCATCATGGCCACACCAAACTACAGTG GTCAGAACTGTTTGCATCTGGTCTCTATCCATGGCTTCCTCTCGCTTGTGGAGAGCCTTGTTGCTCTCGGAGCTGACATCGATGCACAG GAGCAGTGTAATGGCCGCAGCCCTCTCCACCTGGCTGTGGACCTACAGAACCTGGACTTGGTACGGCTCCTGGTCAGTAACGGGGCTAACGTCAACAGCCTGACCTATGGAGGTCACACGCCGTACCACTTGACCTACGGTCGCCAGAACGCCGCCATCCAAAGGGAACTGTATGAGCTGACAGCTCAGGAGTTGAGAGAACTGCCAGACAGTGAGTCTGAGGACAGCGAGGAAGAGGGGCAGTCTGATGAGGAAGAG GTAACATGTTGGTATGATGACATTCAATGGAATATGCACAAGTAG